From Canis aureus isolate CA01 chromosome 7, VMU_Caureus_v.1.0, whole genome shotgun sequence, a single genomic window includes:
- the ARMC12 gene encoding armadillo repeat-containing protein 12 isoform X2 gives MGMSIPRCLGHLDIRKGVVGLATGAGFVYLLYKAIRAGIKCQPPLCTASPICIARLAVERERHGRDSGELRRLLNSLECKQDEYAKSMILHSITRCVYLLEAEASACTNDDIRLVGSMLDDNDNSVKIQALNTLKAFSGIRKFRLKIQEHSIKVLELISTIWDSELHIAGLRLLNSLSLPDYVHPQLRRVMPALMEILQSDYILAQVQAIRLLSYLAQKNDLLYDILNCQVHSNFLNLFQTTQPGSLLFEVLVFAERLSEGRNSPHYRAVKWHYNEQSLHEALFGDESRLADRLLALVIHPEEEVQIQACKVIVSLQCSQDVGVRPSSCRPSHSYFNSGE, from the exons ATGGGCATGAGCATCCCCCGGTGCCTGGGGCATCTGGACATCCGCAAGGGTGTCGTGGGCTTGGCCACAGGTGCTGGGTTCGTCTATCTGCTCTACAAGGCCATCAGGGCGGGCATAAAATGCCAGCCGCCGCTCTGCACTGCCTCACCCATCTGCATCGCCC GCCTGGCGGTCGAACGAGAGCGGCACGGGCGAGACTCAGGTGAGCTCCGGAGGCTCCTCAACTCTTTGGAGTGCAAACAGGATGAGTACGCCAAGAGCATGATCCTGCACAGTATCACGCGCTGTGTGTACTTGCTGGAGGCTGAG GCCTCTGCTTGTACTAATGATGATATCAGGttggtgggctccatgctggatgacAACGACAACAGTGTCAAAATCCAAGCTCTGAACACACTTAAAGCTTTCTCTGGCATCAGAAAATTCAGGCTTAAAATCCAG GAACACTCCATCAAGGTACTGGAACTGATCTCCACCATCTGGGATTCGGAGCTGCACATTGCAGGCCTCAGACTTCTCAACAGCCTCTCACTGCCCGACTATGTACATCCACAGCTGCGACGGGTGATGCCTGCCTTGATGGAGATCCTGCAGTCAGACTATATCCTGGCACAG GTGCAAGCTATACGATTGCTGAGCTACTTGGCACAGAAAAACGACCTTCTCTATGATATTCTCAACTGCCAG GTGCATTCCAACTTCCTGAACCTGTTTCAGACCACACAGCCAGGGAGTCTGCTGTTCGAGGTACTGGTGTTTGCTGAGCGGCTAAGTGAGGGCCGGAATTCACCCCACTACCGTGCTGTGAAGTGGCATTACAATGAACAATCTCTGCATGAAGCTCTTTTTGGGGATGAGTCACGACTGGCAGACCGGCTGCTTGCCCTGGTCATCCACCCTGAGGAGGAGGTTCAGATCCAGGCCTGCAAGGTCATAGTCAGCCTGCAGTGCTCCCAGGATGTGGGAGTCCGGCCCTCCTCCTGCCGGCCCAGTCATTCCTACTTCAATAGCGGGGAATAA
- the ARMC12 gene encoding armadillo repeat-containing protein 12 isoform X1: protein MGMSIPRCLGHLDIRKGVVGLATGAGFVYLLYKAIRAGIKCQPPLCTASPICIARECTGPGERALPQEAPALEASSVGGPKGLAVERERHGRDSGELRRLLNSLECKQDEYAKSMILHSITRCVYLLEAEASACTNDDIRLVGSMLDDNDNSVKIQALNTLKAFSGIRKFRLKIQEHSIKVLELISTIWDSELHIAGLRLLNSLSLPDYVHPQLRRVMPALMEILQSDYILAQVQAIRLLSYLAQKNDLLYDILNCQVHSNFLNLFQTTQPGSLLFEVLVFAERLSEGRNSPHYRAVKWHYNEQSLHEALFGDESRLADRLLALVIHPEEEVQIQACKVIVSLQCSQDVGVRPSSCRPSHSYFNSGE from the exons ATGGGCATGAGCATCCCCCGGTGCCTGGGGCATCTGGACATCCGCAAGGGTGTCGTGGGCTTGGCCACAGGTGCTGGGTTCGTCTATCTGCTCTACAAGGCCATCAGGGCGGGCATAAAATGCCAGCCGCCGCTCTGCACTGCCTCACCCATCTGCATCGCCCGTGAGTGTACGGGCCCTGGGGAGAGGGCTCTGCCCCAGGAGGCACCGGCTCTCGAGGCTTCCAGTGTGGGAGGGCCCAAAG GCCTGGCGGTCGAACGAGAGCGGCACGGGCGAGACTCAGGTGAGCTCCGGAGGCTCCTCAACTCTTTGGAGTGCAAACAGGATGAGTACGCCAAGAGCATGATCCTGCACAGTATCACGCGCTGTGTGTACTTGCTGGAGGCTGAG GCCTCTGCTTGTACTAATGATGATATCAGGttggtgggctccatgctggatgacAACGACAACAGTGTCAAAATCCAAGCTCTGAACACACTTAAAGCTTTCTCTGGCATCAGAAAATTCAGGCTTAAAATCCAG GAACACTCCATCAAGGTACTGGAACTGATCTCCACCATCTGGGATTCGGAGCTGCACATTGCAGGCCTCAGACTTCTCAACAGCCTCTCACTGCCCGACTATGTACATCCACAGCTGCGACGGGTGATGCCTGCCTTGATGGAGATCCTGCAGTCAGACTATATCCTGGCACAG GTGCAAGCTATACGATTGCTGAGCTACTTGGCACAGAAAAACGACCTTCTCTATGATATTCTCAACTGCCAG GTGCATTCCAACTTCCTGAACCTGTTTCAGACCACACAGCCAGGGAGTCTGCTGTTCGAGGTACTGGTGTTTGCTGAGCGGCTAAGTGAGGGCCGGAATTCACCCCACTACCGTGCTGTGAAGTGGCATTACAATGAACAATCTCTGCATGAAGCTCTTTTTGGGGATGAGTCACGACTGGCAGACCGGCTGCTTGCCCTGGTCATCCACCCTGAGGAGGAGGTTCAGATCCAGGCCTGCAAGGTCATAGTCAGCCTGCAGTGCTCCCAGGATGTGGGAGTCCGGCCCTCCTCCTGCCGGCCCAGTCATTCCTACTTCAATAGCGGGGAATAA